The following DNA comes from Camelina sativa cultivar DH55 chromosome 14, Cs, whole genome shotgun sequence.
TGCACAAACAAAGATGCCTTGAATTTGGCATTGTATTTAAAGACCCATTGTTTTAAACCCAGAGAATAAAAACGCATGAACAAGAGATGGCCAATGGCTCTACTGAATCTTTGTTGTGGATGTAGTTAAGATCCTACTGATTTGTAAGTATCGAGTTCTGTATTGATTCTCATGTGAAGGTTGCTCTAAAGTCAGTGATTTGTGTCGGGTAATATTAGATTCCAGGAGGATTGGTTTGGAACTGGATCTGTCATGGCTGAGAGGTTTAGTATTAGTATTAGATTCCAAGaggattggtttggtttggaatTGTATCTCTCATGCCTGAGAGTCGAAgtatgatttggttttgatacGGGTAGCTATCTTTCTGCAGGATAGATtaggttggaaaaaaaaacaagctttAGTGCTGTTCACATGATACGGTTTAGCTTTCTGATTAGGTGAAAGTGTTGCAGCATTGGGATAGAGAAGATAGACATAGCCTTGAGATAGTTCTGGATGTAATCAATGGTTATCGATTTGTTGAAATGACGCTGGTTCTGCACAGAAATGAGGTTGCTAGTAGCTGGGGATCACAATTCGTGTCTGAGAATTTAAAGGTAAAACcagatagagagaagaaaattgATCCAAGCTGAATGTTGTAACCGGTGCTTGAGATCCTTGGTTCGGTTGAGTGatacggaagaagaagaagatgtgtttTATTAATCAGATGATTTGAATGTAATGGACTAGTTTGCAGTGGTATTTGATAAAGACTATATCGTGACTACTGTTATCTATTGGATAGAACATTTATTCAAACCAATATTCTTTGAAACTTTTGCATTTTGCAAGTGAAGGCGAGAATTTCGTTGACCTTTCGTTTACCTGAAAAAATTGTGTGAGTATTGGTTTCGCTCCTCTGTTGGGCTCTaaccaacaaaattttgttgCTACAACTGGCCCAACACCAAATGTATACGAAGAGATATGACATCTTTTTCCCACCTTATAATCTTGTTACTCGCAGAAGCTGATAGTTCTGTTTCTAGTCCTTTGCTCGGTTCAACTGCAATGGCTTCCTCACAAGCTGCACTCTCTGCGTTGCCTCTTGCTGATCGAACTTTCCGCAAAAaaccttcttctgcttcttcgaATTTTGGCCTTAGAGCAAGAGCTGCTGCGAAACAAGTTCACTTTAACCGTGATGGCTCTGTCACCAAGAAGCTTCAGGTTTTCTCGTTCTTATCTTATCTCGGAGTCttgttttatatagaatttCGTTTTCTTATGGGGAAAATGGTGGTGAAGGCAGGTGCAGATATGGTGGCTAAGCTATTGGGCGTGACATTGGGTCCTAAGGGACGAAACGTGGTGTTGCCGAACAAGTACGGACCTCCCAAGATCGTCAATGACGGTGAAACTGTTCTTAAAGAGGTTTCTCATTTCCTTGTAtttcttctgcttcatcttcttgatGAAATGCCAAAACCATGAtagctttttatttatttattgtgtgGTGTAGATTGAATTAGAGGACCCTCTAGAGAATGTTGGAGTGAAACTTGTGAGACAAGCGGGTGCTAAGACTAATGACCTTGCGGGTGATGGTTCCACTACATCTATAATTCTTGCTCATGGCCTTATTACTGAAGGTATTAAGGTATACATTATTCCCATTATGACCAATTGGATCATCCATGACCACTTGTGAACCAATCTCATCTCATACCTTGTCTTTAGGTGGTTTCGGCTGGAATAAATCCTATTCAAGTTGCCCGCGGTATCGAGAAAACAGCAAAAGCTCTTGTTTTAGAGCTCAAGTCAATGTCCAGAGAGGTTAAAGATTCATGCCTTTTAAACCTTGAGAGTACTTAATGAGAATGGAGTTAGCTTTAATAGAGCAAACCCGCGAACCTTGTGTTTGCAGATTGAGGATCATGAGCTTGCTGATGTTGCTGCAGTTAGTGCGGGGAATGACTACGAAGTGGGAAACATGATTTCCAATGCTTTTCAACAAGTAGGTAGGGCTGGTGTAGTTACAATAGAGAAAGGAAGATACCTTGTGAACAATCTTGAGATTGTGGAAGGAATGCAGTTTAATCGTGGTTATTTATCGCAATACTTTGTCACTGATCGAAGGAAGAGGGAAGCTGAATTCCATGACTGCAAGGTCTNCTAATGACCTTGCGGGTGATGGTTCCACTACATCTATAATTCTTGCTCATGGCCTTATTACTGAAGGTATTAAGGTATACATTATTCCCATTATGACCAATTGGATCATCCATGACCACTTGTGAACCAATCTCATCTCATACCTTGTCTTTAGGTGGTTTCGGCTGGAATAAATCCTATTCAAGTTGCCCGCGGTATCGAGAAAACAGCAAAAGCTCTTGTTTTAGAGCTCAAGTCAATGTCCAGAGAGGTTAAAGATTCATGCCTTTTAAACCTTGAGAGTACTTAATGAGAATGGAGTTAGCTTTAATAGAGCAAACCCGCGAACCTTGTGTTTGCAGATTGAGGATCATGAGCTTGCTGATGTTGCTGCAGTTAGTGCGGGGAATGACTACGAAGTGGGAAACATGATTTCCAATGCTTTTCAACAAGTAGGTAGGGCTGGTGTAGTTACAATAGAGAAAGGAAGATACCTTGTGAACAATCTTGAGATTGTGGAAGGAATGCAGTTTAATCGTGGTTATTTATCGCAATACTTTGTCACTGATCGAAGGAAGAGGGAAGCTGAATTCCATGACTGCAAGGTCTCAACCAAGActtctcagttttttttgttcttcctggTTTGCTTGGAATACCACTGGCTAAGAGTATACATGCACTGTTTTGTTGTAGCTGCTTTTGGTtgataagaaaataacaaatcCAAAAGATATGTTCAAGATATTGGATGCTGCTGTTAAAGAGGAGTTTCCAGTTCTTATAGTTGCCGAAGATATCGAACAAGACGCTCTTGCTCCTGTTATTAGGAACAAACTAAAAGGTAACTTGAAGGTTGCAGCCATTAAAGCTCCTGCCTTTGGAGAGCGCAAGAGTCACTGCTTGGATGATCTTGCAATCTTTACTGGAGGTAGTCAAGCTTCATATTCACACAAGACATAGCGTACACCACTTGTGCTCTGAGTATAATTTTTGCCGCTTGTTACTTAGTGTTAGTACTGAATCACTGGGTTATTCTCTCTGCGTAGCTACCGTGATCAGAGATGAGATGGGACTGAGCTTAGAAAAGGCTGGAAAGGAGGTCTTAGGAACAGCAAAAAGGGTTCTTGTTACTAAGGATTCAACACTGATTGTTACAAATGGAGACACCCAGAAAGCAGTAGACGAAAGGGTTTCTCAGATTAAAAATCTTATCCAGGTCCTTCTATCATCCATGTCTTACTCATTTTGTTAACCAAATGACTTCTTCCAAGGCACTATAACTAGAACCTAAAGTAAATTGAGCTGACGTTAGATGACATTTCTACTCACCATTATGTGGATGCTCCTGTTTTCATATGATCTCTATGTGTAACTCAGAACACCAATGAGAGTTTTCAGAAGAAGATCCTCAATGAAAGAGTAGCCAGATTATCTGGTGGAATTGCAATAATCCAGGTGACTTTGTAAAGCActgataccaaaaaaacaatctgATCATGTTGAACTAACTTCCAAAGGCCTTAGGTAGGTGCACAGACACAAGTTGAGTTGAAGGATAAACAGCTAAAGGTTGAAGATGCCCTGAATGCAACTAAGGTAACTCCAGTTAAACCATGTGATTCCCATGGTTCAGAAATTGTGAGTCCAAGAAACCTGATCTCTCAGAATTTAGTCAGCAATTGAAGAAGGGATTGTAGTTGGTGGTGGTTGCGCCCTCTTGCGACTGGCTTCAAAAGTGGACAGAATCAAAGACACCCTTGACAACACAGAACAGAAGGTACTTGGTTTTAGTCCATGGAAGTGGAACATCACAATCGAGCTATCAGCATTTCTTAAACATCCCAGAAGATGTGACATATTTCTTGCAACATTATATGCAGATTGGAGCTGAAATATTTAAGAAAGCGTTGAGCTACCCCATAAGACTCATAGCCAAAAACGCAGGCACAAATGGAAATATCGTCATAGAAAAGGTAATGTAGCTATCTAGAACCAGCCCTTACTTCCAAATAAGGCAATAACTAACTCTGAAATATGCAGGTCTTATCGAACAAAAACACTATGTACGGTTACAATGCTGCAAAGAATCAATATGAAGATCTGATGTCAGCTGGTATAATCGATCCAACCAAGGTAACCAACCACATAACTAAGTAATTTCACTGTATTGACCTCTGTTTGATGTATGTTTCAgcttctaaattatttttttgtctgaaAACTGAACACACAGGTTGTAAGATGTTGCTTGGAACACGCTGCATCAGTGGCTCAAACCTTTCTGACATCGGATTGTGTTGTAGTTGAgatcaaagaaatcaaacccAGACCAATCATTAATCCACCATTGCCTACTTCTCCTCCAGCTACTTCCTCCATGTTCCCTGACAGAAAACTGCCAAGATTTCCTCAAATTATGCCAAGAACTCGAAACCACTTTCCAAGAAAGTAGGAAGCAGCCGTAGAAAACTGTCTTTACtttagaaaaatacattaaCATGAGAAGAAGTCACATTTAATGTTATCTCCAAACATTACTCAacgtgtatatatatctatctgtGTACGTATATGTATACACGAGGGTGCTCTGAAATTGCGCTAAATGTCATAAGCTCTGGTCATCTCATAAACGTGTCAATGCGAGGCTTTCACTTTTCTTCATTGAATCATTTCTAACTTTATCCTCTAAACAACGGAAGCTGATAAAACCTTcaagagagaagacgaagatgatgctCATAAGCTTGCAGACGGCAATGGATCTGATCGTCGCCGGAATCTCTCTGATGGTCGGATTAGGGTTCTTCGCTCTCATCGCTTCAATCCTCTGCTCCGTCGCCTTCTTCCACCATGCCAAAGCCGCTTCCTCTTGACCATCAAAAGTAATCGCAACTTCCTCAAAAGCAAATCTTTAACAATTGTTTCAacgattttaactttttttgttttttacttctcTGCAGAATCCGTACAAGAATTGAACAAACTAAGGAAGACGAAGAGCTCAGCTTGTACAACAACAAAGTGTAGTTTAAAAGAGGTTGTAATCTGTGAATTTacgaaattaaatttataaagtgtcgaactttctttttttcatttcttgtttctctgtttGCGTATAAAAACCATTCCTTTGATCCCATCCGGGTCAGAGACGAACCCAAGCGGGCGATAAAACCCGAGAACTCGGGGCTCCGAATACAAAGCAATGTTACAGATCCCTTTAGCTTGCAAATCCTCAATCAACCTTTCCATCACCGCCTTCCCAAGTCCACAGCTTTGAAACGAAGGATCAACCACCACATCCCATATGATCGCATTGAATACTCCGTCACCCGTCGCTCTCGCAAACGCCACAGGCCGNNNNNNNNNNNNNNNNNNNNNNNNNNNNNNNNNNNNNNNNNNNNNNNNNNNNNNNNNNNNNNNNNNNNNNNNNNNNNNNNNNNNNNNNNNNNNNNNNNNNNNNNNNNNNNNNNNNNNNNNNNNNNNNNNNNNNNNNNNNNNNNNNNNNNNNNNNNNNNNNNNNNNNNNNNNNNNNNNNNNNNNNNNNNNNNNNNNNNNNNNNNNNNNNNNNNNNNNNNNNNNNNNNNNNNNNNNNNNNNNNNNNNNNNNNNNNNNNNNNNNNNNNNNNNNNNNNNNNNNNNNNNNNNNNNNNNNNNNNNNNNNNNNNNNNNNNNNNNNNNNNNNNNNNNNNNNNNNNNNNNNNNNNNNNNNNNNNNNNNNNNNNNNNNNNNNNNNNNNNNNNNNNNNNNNNNNNNNNNNNNNNNNNNNNNNNNNNNNNNNNNNNNNNNNNNNNNNNNNNNNNNNNNNNNNNNNNNNNNNNNNNNNNNNNNNNNNNNNNNNNNNNNNNNNNNNNNNNNNNNNNNNNNNNNNNNNNNNNNNNNNNNNNNNNNNNNNNNNNNNNNNNNNNNNNNNNNNNNNNNNNNNNNNNNNNNNNNNNNNNNNNNNNNNNNNNNNNNNNNNNNNNNNNNNNNNNNNNNNNNNNNNNNNNNNNNNNNNNNNNNNNNNNNNNNNNNNNNNNNNNNNNNNNNNNNNNNNNNNNNNNNNNNNNNNNNNNNNNNNNNNNNNNNNNNNNNNNNNNNNNNNNNNNNNNNNNNNNNNNNNNNNNNNNNNNNNNNNNNNNNNNNNNNNNNNNNNNNNNNNNNNNNNNNNNNNNNNNNNNNNNNNNNNNNNNNNNNNNNNNNNNNNNNNNNNNNNNNNNNNNNNNNNNNNNNNNNNNNNNNNNNNNNNNNNNNNNNNNNNNNNNNNNNNNNNNNNNNNNNNNNNNNNNNNNNNNNNNNNNNNNNNNNNNNNNNNNNNNNNNNNNNNNNNNNNNNNNNNNNNNNNNNNNNNNNNNNNNNNNNNNNNNNNNNNNNNNNNNNNNNNNNNNNNNNNNNNNNNNNNNNNNNNNNNNNNNNNNNNNNNNNNNTCCATCACCGCCTTCCCAAGTCCACAGCTTTGAAACGAAGGATCAACCACCACATCCCATATGATCGCATTGAATACTCCGTCACCCGTCGCTCTCGCAAACGCCACAGGCCGCCGAGTTTTCTCGTATTCCACCCATAGTAACGCGTCTGTGTGCTCCAGCGCCACCTCGATCTTTGCCGTGTCCCGTCGTGGGAAACCTACGGCTACAAAGACTGAATTCAGCTGATCTAGGTTTAGTCCTTCCGGGGTACGACGGAGGAGAAAGCCTCTTGATTTGAGATCTTCGTCGCTGATTGAGTAGCTTGGTGGCTTTCGTTGCATTGCAGCTGGAAACGCTGCTTGTGATGACTGTGTCACTGCGTTTTGTGGGTTTAAGGTGGACTTTAACCGGAGAGAAGCTGGAGGAGTGGAGATTGTGCCTCCGAGAAGCATGGTATACACTATTTCTTGTTAAAGTATCGATTTTTTTGCTTCGAATTGATGAAACCAGACAAAagagatgagttttttttcttcttcttccctgaaTTGGGATAaagtgtgtgttttgtgtgtggCTGTGGATAGACGGAGAACGTTATTagctttaaataaaataaatgagtaCGAAGAAACTCGTGGCTGTCAGAGACTATTGTCGTTTGGTAGTTGAGAGTCAAAGAGATACTCTTTTGGCGGGTGATAGAGCAGCTTCAAACGGATCCAGAAATGGAGAGAACAAATCTTTAGTTACAATTTATTNNNNNNNNNNNNNNNNNNNNNNNNNNNNNNNNNNNNNNNNNNNNNNNNNNNNNNNNNNNNNNNNNNNNNNNNNNNNNNNNNNNNNNNNNNNNNNNNNNNNNNNNNNNNNNNNNNNNNNNNNNNNNNNNNNNNNNNNNNNNNNNNNNNNNNNNNNNNNNNNNNNNNNNNNNNNNNNNNNNNNNNNNNNNNNNNNNNNNNNNNNNNNNNNNNNNNNNNNNNNNNNNNNNNNNNNNNNNNNNNNNNNNNNNNNNNNNNNNNNNNNNNNNNNNNNNNNNNNNNNNNNNNNNNNNNNNNNNNNNNNNNNNNNNNNNNNNNNNNNNNNNNNNNNNNNNNNNNNNNNNNNNNNNNNNNNNNNNNNNNNNNNNNNNNNNNNNNNNNNNNNNNNNNNNNNNNNNNNNNNNNNNNNNNNNNNNNNNNNNNNNNNNNNNNNNNNNNNNNNNNNNNNNNNNNNNNNNNNNNNNNNNNNNNNNNNNNNNNNNNNNNNNNNNNNNNNNNNNNNNNNNNNNNNNNNNNNNNNNNNNNNNNNNNNNNNNNNNNNNNNNNNNNNNNNNNNNNNNNNNNNNNNNNNNNNNNNNNNNNNNNNNNNNNNNNNNNNNNNNNNNNNNNNNNNNNNNNNNNNNNNNNNNNNNNNNNNNNNNNNNNNNNNNNNNNNNNNNNNNNNNNNNNNNNNNNNNNNNNNNNNNNNNNNNNNNNNNNNNNNNNNNNNNNTATTTCAtttcttgtttctctgtttGCGTATAAAAACCATTCCTTTGATCCCATCCGGGTCAGAGACGAACCCAAGCGGGCGATAAAACCCGAGAACTCGGGGCTCCGAATACAAAGCAATGTTACAGATCCCTTTTGCTTGCAAATCCTCAATCAACCGCTCCATCACCGCCTTCCCAAGTCCACAGCTTTGAAACGAAGGATCAACCACCACATCCCATATGATCGCATTGAATACTCCGTCACCCGTCGCTCTCCCAAACGCCACAGGCCGCCGAGTTTTCTCGTATTCCACCCATAGTAACGCGTCTGTGTGCTCCAGCGCCACCTCGATCTTTGCCGTGTCCCGTCGTGGGAAACCTACGGCTACAAAGACTGAATTCAGCTGATCTAGGTTTAGTCCTTCCGGGGTACGACGGAGGAGAAAGCCTCTTGACTTGAGATCTTCGTCGCTGATTGAGTAGCTTGGTGGCTTTCGTTGCATTGCAGCTGGAAACGCTGCTTGTGATGATTGTGTGACTGAGTTTTGTGGGTTTAAGTTGGACTTTAACCGGAGAGAAGCTGGAGGAGTGGAGATTGTGCCTCGGAGAAGCATGGTATACACTATTTCTTGTTAAagtatcgattttttttttgcttcgaATTGATGAAACCAGACAAAAGAGATGagtttttttgcttcttcttccctgAATTGGGATAAAGTGTGTGTTTCGTGTGTGGCTGTGGATGGATAGACGGAGAACGTTATTagcttttctgtttttttaggaaataaaataaatgagtaCGAAGAAACTCGTGGCTGTCAGAGACTATTGTCGTTTGGTAGTTGAGAGTTAAAGAGATACTCTTTTGGCGGGTGATAGAGCAGCTTCAAACGGATCCAGAAATGGAGAGAACAAATCTTTagtttcaatttattttgtgtttttgcttcGGTGATGCTTCTCCTTATTGTATGATGTCTGAGTTCTTAATAATAATTCTTGTGGTTAGTCAAGATTTGATCACTGGGTGTGATGCAAACAAGCAGTTAATGATTGTTCTTGTGCTGTTTTGTGTTTACCAAGTTTATAATAGGTCTCTGGCATATGATCAGCAGAGGATGAgtgattcttttctttatgttttgctGCATTCTTTCTTGCTTATCAAAGACTTTTAGAGCCACAGAGCAGTTAAGTTTCTCTTGAATGGTAttcatttcttgattttggaGCTTCCATTGCTTTGTTTCTCGTATCTATCTGCATATTCAAAGATGGTTTTAAGTGGTAGATTGTACAAGTTCTGATTGATAATtgagtttgtttgttattttggcAATTGCAACTATCATCTGATAGATATATCACGCGGTGTTGTcctcattattataaaattcaaaagcaACCAAAACTAGAAATATACAGTGACAGTGGCATATGGCTAGTCCAAGACCTTGATGCATTACAGCTTCCTCTAACTCCCGAACGTGCACATCTTCATTTCCATTTTTACTGCTTCTTTCTTCAGCTCTGCACCTTATTTTACTACTTATTAGCAGGTGATGTTTATGTTCTGCTTTTGGTATTCAGCAGTGTCCATCAAAGAGCTGTGCAAACCACGTTCTCTGTATGTTAGAATCCATTAATGTTCATCTGTTGGAGGACTCCAGGGAAAATGCATGGACAGCAGAAGCCTTCTATAGGACTAGAAAATCGTTGGTCTTTTTCAAGATTGATGGCGTAGGAGGTAGCCTTATGAGAGGGAGAAACGAAAGCGTAAAGTCTGCTATTTTCTTAACCTTCCAGGTTCTTGATGCTTTGGTCTTTTCCAACagttttttaaacttttcaagTGGTCAGAATTATATTCTTAGGTTCTCCATGTAACATTAAGATCTGAAACTGAGTGAGGCTAAACCTGgtaattttctctattttaagattttgttctttgatcatTATAATTCAGAAATGGAGGAACTTTGGGAATGCTTTTTATTCGTTTTGCTGGTTGGATGTCAGATAGCTTCTCTTGTGATCCTGGAACCTTTCATTAGTTATTGACTCAGTTTCTTGGAGACatgacatttattaaaaatcttacacttcaagttttgttttctaatggTACTGTTTTGCAAGGCAATTATAATTGGTGGTTGTTTGTTGTACCAAGATACTGTTGCCTCATCTTTGGTTGTCCAAATGCTTTTACTAATCGTTTTTGATGTCATTGTCGAATCGAAATGGAACGTGCACATGCTATTGTTGACAAATGCTGGTTCTTCGCCTTTACTCGTTAACTCGTCTGGTCCTTCAATCTTCCTGAAGGTGAAATTCGTAGACCAAGTTCAGTGATTTATGCATTTATCAAGCAACATTCTCTCATGTATCTCACGTTTTGTAGGTCATATAATTAGGTTGGGACGGCCCATCTTTCGTTTTCTGTCTATCTGTTTACTGCTCCTACGTGCATTATGATGGACTGGAGATTACAAAAGTCGAAAGCGACCTGAGAATAACATCAACGTGAGGGTCTTCCTCTTCTGGAAAGTTGCCagctattttcttctcttttcccatTTATTGTGCCTCATTAAGCTTAATACTTTTTAATGACAATCTAGAGCTCAATTGATATAttcatcatctttttgttttccaggATCAAACCGCATCTTGTTATATCAAGGGCTGATAAAGCTATCAGTTGAATTTCTCTACTAAGAATTTATCTGTATCTCCAACTATAATTTTCAGGCACCGTTCCTTAAACTTTTTCTTGAGCTACTATAAGATAGCATGCCATGTAAGGTTAACTTTCTCTGATGGATAATACTGTTACAAAATTTCACCATTTCCTAAACTGTTCTTGGAGCTACTATAGGTGCAATTATTATTGCTCTCGTGATAGCTAATATGCcatgtttgtttaattttctttgatgggtaatatttgtatttactgTTACAAGTGGTTCAACTGGGTTGACAACGTgggaaagaaatcaaaacaggTTCACTTCTGATCTTTTCTAATAACTTCTTTCCTGATGTGCAACTAGTTTCTTAAGAAGTGGTTATAAAGAGTTTGTAGTAATAGAAAATGACAGGTTTTGAATGATTGcagtttgttgttttgtaaaaGATACATGTGAAGCTCTTGAAAGTAGCAGAACTTTTTGTTAGCAAGCAAAGCTCTGCTGTTAGCTACTTGGGCCACATATCATAGAAACAATTGGCAACCTAAGAAACTCCTGTTTTGTCATCAACTGCTTTGTCCTCTACCATGAACGTTTCCTGTTCTCGGAAAAAGATTATTAGCATTTTATCACTAATGTTAGCCTTTCAATGCCAAAGATTGGTCATTAATTGTTTACTGTTGAGGATTAATCAGGAAATGTTGGTTTTTGTTCCAAGACTCGccttcttgaatcttgatggCTCCTGTGTTGAACATGCAGATCAggatttgctctgttttgtgttcGAAGGAAGTCTCTGAAGAACAAGGTACATATTATATAACAGGGTTCCAACGGAGAACCGTGCAAATAACTTATTTGGGACagcatctacaaaaaaaaacatactccggcaaaagaaaacaattcaaCTACCTACACATGGCTTATTTAAGGCAAACAACACGATTGGTGAGAGACCTGAAACATCTCTCTTCATTACAGGATTAAGATTTTTTAGCGAACCcccattttttcttctcttattcgCCAtgagttttatttggttttgctCACCTTGCCTCTACTCTGGACACGACTAGCTGCGCTTGTTCTTGGTCTAGCTTTGAGGTCTGATTTTTCTCCTTCGTTGCTGAATGTTTTCTCTGTGTGTTGGTGTTTTTGAAGGTAAACTTGTTTAGAACCGTTCTTCCTAGCTGCATGTTTGTTGATGTTCATCGGAAACTGTTTGCTAGGCCCCGAAGATGCATCAGAAGCCATGGAATCATCACTCTCTTCATTACCTCCATCATCACTACTATCACCATCATCGTTCTCATAACCATCATGATCAGCCTCTTTGACCtgtgtatcatcatcatcatcgacaaCAACAGATGAATGGTCATTTCCATGGAAGGCGTCTTCTATGTACATAGTCCACCCTGACTCACAACTGCTgtattcctcctcctcctcagagCCACCATGGTTCCTCGGAGACTCCATGGCTTTGaaagcaaagcaaagaagaaagcaaaccCAAGGTTTCAGGATTagcacacacacacagacaccAAAAAAGATCACTTGCTTTTTTTCTAGATACGTACCTTATGTGTTTCAATCCGCCTCACCAATTTACTCTCTGATATAGGCACTGTGTCTCTGTCTCTCATTTGCTTTGCTCTTCCATCatcaataaatataatttttttttgttggtaattTTTGAAGTATCAAGAAAAGCCGGAGCCTATAGGAAGCCTCATATAATTGAAGAGAAGGAGTAAGTTTCACCACATGGCAACCCTAGCACCATAGTTTTCACTCAATTGAAGCACTACCAGACAAAGCTCATTGCAGATATATATGAAGGGAAGGAAGGTTAGTGCCTTCTTCATTATAAAGTACACTCTCTCATATAGAATTAAAAGCCTATGCTCTTCTTTTTCAACAc
Coding sequences within:
- the LOC104741235 gene encoding chaperonin 60 subunit beta 4, chloroplastic-like isoform X1, whose translation is MTSFSHLIILLLAEADSSVSSPLLGSTAMASSQAALSALPLADRTFRKKPSSASSNFGLRARAAAKQVHFNRDGSVTKKLQAGADMVAKLLGVTLGPKGRNVVLPNKYGPPKIVNDGETVLKEIELEDPLENVGVKLVRQAGAKTNDLAGDGSTTSIILAHGLITEGIKVVSAGINPIQVARGIEKTAKALVLELKSMSREIEDHELADVAAVSAGNDYEVGNMISNAFQQVGRAGVVTIEKGRYLVNNLEIVEGMQFNRGYLSQYFVTDRRKREAEFHDCKLLLVDKKITNPKDMFKILDAAVKEEFPVLIVAEDIEQDALAPVIRNKLKGNLKVAAIKAPAFGERKSHCLDDLAIFTGATVIRDEMGLSLEKAGKEVLGTAKRVLVTKDSTLIVTNGDTQKAVDERVSQIKNLIQNTNESFQKKILNERVARLSGGIAIIQVGAQTQVELKDKQLKVEDALNATKSAIEEGIVVGGGCALLRLASKVDRIKDTLDNTEQKIGAEIFKKALSYPIRLIAKNAGTNGNIVIEKVLSNKNTMYGYNAAKNQYEDLMSAGIIDPTKVVRCCLEHAASVAQTFLTSDCVVVEIKEIKPRPIINPPLPTSPPATSSMFPDRKLPRFPQIMPRTRNHFPRK
- the LOC104741235 gene encoding chaperonin 60 subunit beta 4, chloroplastic-like isoform X2; its protein translation is MTSFSHLIILLLAEADSSVSSPLLGSTAMASSQAALSALPLADRTFRKKPSSASSNFGLRARAAAKQVHFNRDGSVTKKLQAGADMVAKLLGVTLGPKGRNVVLPNKYGPPKIVNDGETVLKEIELEDPLENVGVKLVRQAGAKTNDLAGDGSTTSIILAHGLITEGIKVVSAGINPIQVARGIEKTAKALVLELKSMSREIEDHELADVAAVSAGNDYEVGNMISNAFQQVGRAGVVTIEKGRYLVNNLEIVEGMQFNRGYLSQYFVTDRRKREAEFHDCKLLLVDKKITNPKDMFKILDAAVKEEFPVLIVAEDIEQDALAPVIRNKLKGNLKVAAIKAPAFGERKSHCLDDLAIFTGATVIRDEMGLSLEKAGKEVLGTAKRVLVTKDSTLIVTNGDTQKAVDERVSQIKNLIQNTNESFQKKILNERVARLSGGIAIIQVGAQTQVELKDKQLKVEDALNATKSAIEEGIVVGGGCALLRLASKVDRIKDTLDNTEQKIGAEIFKKALSYPIRLIAKNAGTNGNIVIEKVLSNKNTMYGYNAAKNQYEDLMSAGIIDPTKVVRCCLEHAASVAQTFLTSDCVVVEIKEIKPRPIINPPLPTSPPATSSMFPDRKLPRFPQIMPRTRNHFPRK
- the LOC104741235 gene encoding chaperonin 60 subunit beta 4, chloroplastic-like isoform X3; translated protein: MVAKLLGVTLGPKGRNVVLPNKYGPPKIVNDGETVLKEIELEDPLENVGVKLVRQAGAKTNDLAGDGSTTSIILAHGLITEGIKVVSAGINPIQVARGIEKTAKALVLELKSMSREIEDHELADVAAVSAGNDYEVGNMISNAFQQVGRAGVVTIEKGRYLVNNLEIVEGMQFNRGYLSQYFVTDRRKREAEFHDCKLLLVDKKITNPKDMFKILDAAVKEEFPVLIVAEDIEQDALAPVIRNKLKGNLKVAAIKAPAFGERKSHCLDDLAIFTGATVIRDEMGLSLEKAGKEVLGTAKRVLVTKDSTLIVTNGDTQKAVDERVSQIKNLIQNTNESFQKKILNERVARLSGGIAIIQVGAQTQVELKDKQLKVEDALNATKSAIEEGIVVGGGCALLRLASKVDRIKDTLDNTEQKIGAEIFKKALSYPIRLIAKNAGTNGNIVIEKVLSNKNTMYGYNAAKNQYEDLMSAGIIDPTKVVRCCLEHAASVAQTFLTSDCVVVEIKEIKPRPIINPPLPTSPPATSSMFPDRKLPRFPQIMPRTRNHFPRK
- the LOC104741234 gene encoding uncharacterized N-acetyltransferase ycf52-like, with product MLLGGTISTPPASLRLKSTLNPQNAVTQSSQAAFPAAMQRKPPSYSISDEDLKSRGFLLRRTPEGLNLDQLNSVFVAVGFPRRDTAKIEVALEHTDALLWVEYEKTRRPVAFARATGDGVFNAIIWDVVVDPSFQSCGLGKAVMERLIEDLQAKGICNIALYSEPRVLGFYRPLGFVSDPDGIKGMVFIRKQRNKK
- the LOC104741233 gene encoding uncharacterized N-acetyltransferase ycf52-like, encoding MLLRGTISTPPASLRLKSNLNPQNSVTQSSQAAFPAAMQRKPPSYSISDEDLKSRGFLLRRTPEGLNLDQLNSVFVAVGFPRRDTAKIEVALEHTDALLWVEYEKTRRPVAFGRATGDGVFNAIIWDVVVDPSFQSCGLGKAVMERLIEDLQAKGICNIALYSEPRVLGFYRPLGFVSDPDGIKGMVFIRKQRNKK
- the LOC104741232 gene encoding uncharacterized protein LOC104741232; protein product: MESPRNHGGSEEEEEYSSCESGWTMYIEDAFHGNDHSSVVVDDDDDTQVKEADHDGYENDDGDSSDDGGNEESDDSMASDASSGPSKQFPMNINKHAARKNGSKQVYLQKHQHTEKTFSNEGEKSDLKARPRTSAASRVQSRGKVSKTK